Proteins from one Mycobacterium sp. HUMS_12744610 genomic window:
- a CDS encoding copper transporter: MISLRQHALSLAAVFLALAVGVVLGSGFLSDTLLSSLRAEKRDLYTQISGLNDQKNALNQKLGAANTFDDQLAGRIVHDALGGKSVVVFRTPDAKDDDVAAVAKFVGQAGGAVTGTVSLTQEFVDANSAEKLRTVVNSSVLPAGQQLSTKLVDQGSQAGDLMGIALLINANPDAPAVGDPERDTVLAALRDTGFITYQPADHLGAANAALVVTGGALPQDAGNQGVSVARFSAALAPHGSGTLLAGRDGSATGGAAVAVTRADSGMSSVVSTVDDVDTAPGRITAILGLHDLINGGHVGQYGIGHGATSVTVPQ; the protein is encoded by the coding sequence ATGATCTCGTTACGTCAACACGCGCTCTCGCTGGCCGCGGTCTTCCTGGCCCTGGCCGTGGGGGTGGTGCTGGGTTCCGGCTTCCTGTCGGACACCCTGCTGTCCAGCCTGCGCGCCGAGAAGCGTGATCTGTACACGCAGATCAGCGGACTCAACGACCAGAAGAATGCGCTGAATCAAAAGCTCGGCGCGGCAAACACTTTCGATGACCAACTGGCCGGGCGCATCGTGCACGACGCGCTGGGCGGCAAGTCGGTGGTGGTGTTCCGCACCCCGGACGCCAAAGACGACGACGTGGCGGCCGTCGCGAAGTTCGTCGGCCAGGCCGGTGGCGCGGTCACCGGGACGGTTTCCCTGACCCAGGAGTTCGTCGACGCCAACTCTGCCGAGAAGCTGCGTACGGTGGTGAACTCGTCGGTCCTGCCCGCCGGCCAGCAACTGAGCACCAAGCTCGTCGACCAGGGCTCGCAGGCCGGTGACCTGATGGGCATCGCGCTGTTGATCAACGCCAACCCCGACGCGCCCGCCGTCGGCGATCCCGAGCGTGACACCGTGCTGGCGGCGCTGCGGGACACCGGATTCATCACCTATCAGCCGGCCGATCACCTGGGGGCGGCCAACGCCGCACTCGTGGTGACCGGCGGGGCGCTGCCGCAGGACGCCGGCAACCAGGGTGTCAGTGTGGCGCGGTTCTCCGCGGCACTGGCGCCGCACGGTTCGGGCACGCTGCTCGCCGGGCGCGACGGGTCTGCCACCGGCGGCGCCGCGGTCGCCGTGACCCGCGCCGACTCCGGCATGTCGTCGGTGGTCAGCACCGTCGACGACGTCGACACCGCCCCGGGGAGGATCACCGCGATCCTGGGCCTGCACGACCTGATCAACGGCGGCCACGTCGGGCAGTACGGCATCGGCCACGGGGCGACCTCGGTCACCGTCCCGCAGTAA